The following proteins are encoded in a genomic region of Bufo bufo chromosome 11, aBufBuf1.1, whole genome shotgun sequence:
- the LOC120981473 gene encoding galectin-related protein-like, translating into MAASSNKRATVPEISLSFIWGSIDHCSSVHSFTVSLLCSPEDAEEDVALLLTVNFQDRSIIRNAKFAGIWGTEEKQIPYFPFTPGNNFKMEILCEHQQMRVLLDGQGLCDFTHRVPQLKAVTGLRVTGDIKLTKVA; encoded by the exons atggctgcttcttCCAACAAGAGGGCCACTGTGCCTGAGATTTCTCTG TCCTTCATTTGGGGGAGCATTGATCATTGCAGTTCTGTCCACAGCTTTACAGTCAGTTTGCTGTGCAGTCCCGAAGATGCGGAGGAAGACGTGGCTCTTCTACTGACAGTCAACTTCCAAGACAGATCTATAATCCGAAATGCCAAGTTTGCAGGAATTTGGGGTACAGAAGAGAAACAAATTCCATATTTCCCCTTCACTCCTGGAAACAACTTTAAG ATGGAGATCCTCTGTGAGCACCAACAGATGCGGGTTCTCTTAGATGGACAAGGACTCTGCGACTTCACACATCGTGTCCCACAGCTCAAAGCAGTGACGGGTCTTAGGGTCACAGGAGACATTAAACTTACAAAGGTGGCATAA
- the MAX gene encoding protein max isoform X3, with translation MSDNDDIEVESDADKRAHHNALERKRRDHIKDSFHSLRDSVPSLQGEKVTVYGQASRAQILDKATEYIQYMRRKNHTHQQDIDDLKRQNALLEQQVRALEKAKSNSRLQSNYSSSDSSLYTNPNGSTISAFDGGSDSSSESEPEEPQSRKKLRMEAS, from the exons GCAGACAAAAGAGCACACCACAATGCACTGGAGCGCAAGCGCAGGGACCACATCAAGGACAGCTTTCACAGCCTAAGAGACTCCGTCCCTTCACTCCAAGGCGAAAAG GTAACAGTCTATGGACAG GCTTCACGGGCTCAAATACTGGACAAAGccacagaatatatacagtatatgagaagGAAAAATCACACACACCAGCAGGACATCGATGACCTAAAGAGACAAAACGCTCTGTTAGAACAACAAG TCCGTGCACTGGAGAAAGCGAAATCCAATTCTCGCCTTCAGTCGAACTACTCCTCATCGGACAGCAGCCTTTACACCAATCCCAATGGCAGCACCATATCCGCCTTTGACGGAGGATCCGACTCGAGCTCAGAGTCCGAACCCGAGGAACCCCAAAGCAGAAAGAAGCTACGGATGGAAGCGAGTTAA
- the MAX gene encoding protein max isoform X1 → MSDNDDIEVESDEESSRFYGSADKRAHHNALERKRRDHIKDSFHSLRDSVPSLQGEKVTVYGQASRAQILDKATEYIQYMRRKNHTHQQDIDDLKRQNALLEQQVRALEKAKSNSRLQSNYSSSDSSLYTNPNGSTISAFDGGSDSSSESEPEEPQSRKKLRMEAS, encoded by the exons GAAGAATCTTCGAGATTTTACGGCTCG GCAGACAAAAGAGCACACCACAATGCACTGGAGCGCAAGCGCAGGGACCACATCAAGGACAGCTTTCACAGCCTAAGAGACTCCGTCCCTTCACTCCAAGGCGAAAAG GTAACAGTCTATGGACAG GCTTCACGGGCTCAAATACTGGACAAAGccacagaatatatacagtatatgagaagGAAAAATCACACACACCAGCAGGACATCGATGACCTAAAGAGACAAAACGCTCTGTTAGAACAACAAG TCCGTGCACTGGAGAAAGCGAAATCCAATTCTCGCCTTCAGTCGAACTACTCCTCATCGGACAGCAGCCTTTACACCAATCCCAATGGCAGCACCATATCCGCCTTTGACGGAGGATCCGACTCGAGCTCAGAGTCCGAACCCGAGGAACCCCAAAGCAGAAAGAAGCTACGGATGGAAGCGAGTTAA
- the MAX gene encoding protein max isoform X4 — MSDNDDIEVESDADKRAHHNALERKRRDHIKDSFHSLRDSVPSLQGEKASRAQILDKATEYIQYMRRKNHTHQQDIDDLKRQNALLEQQVRALEKAKSNSRLQSNYSSSDSSLYTNPNGSTISAFDGGSDSSSESEPEEPQSRKKLRMEAS, encoded by the exons GCAGACAAAAGAGCACACCACAATGCACTGGAGCGCAAGCGCAGGGACCACATCAAGGACAGCTTTCACAGCCTAAGAGACTCCGTCCCTTCACTCCAAGGCGAAAAG GCTTCACGGGCTCAAATACTGGACAAAGccacagaatatatacagtatatgagaagGAAAAATCACACACACCAGCAGGACATCGATGACCTAAAGAGACAAAACGCTCTGTTAGAACAACAAG TCCGTGCACTGGAGAAAGCGAAATCCAATTCTCGCCTTCAGTCGAACTACTCCTCATCGGACAGCAGCCTTTACACCAATCCCAATGGCAGCACCATATCCGCCTTTGACGGAGGATCCGACTCGAGCTCAGAGTCCGAACCCGAGGAACCCCAAAGCAGAAAGAAGCTACGGATGGAAGCGAGTTAA
- the MAX gene encoding protein max isoform X2, translating into MSDNDDIEVESDEESSRFYGSADKRAHHNALERKRRDHIKDSFHSLRDSVPSLQGEKASRAQILDKATEYIQYMRRKNHTHQQDIDDLKRQNALLEQQVRALEKAKSNSRLQSNYSSSDSSLYTNPNGSTISAFDGGSDSSSESEPEEPQSRKKLRMEAS; encoded by the exons GAAGAATCTTCGAGATTTTACGGCTCG GCAGACAAAAGAGCACACCACAATGCACTGGAGCGCAAGCGCAGGGACCACATCAAGGACAGCTTTCACAGCCTAAGAGACTCCGTCCCTTCACTCCAAGGCGAAAAG GCTTCACGGGCTCAAATACTGGACAAAGccacagaatatatacagtatatgagaagGAAAAATCACACACACCAGCAGGACATCGATGACCTAAAGAGACAAAACGCTCTGTTAGAACAACAAG TCCGTGCACTGGAGAAAGCGAAATCCAATTCTCGCCTTCAGTCGAACTACTCCTCATCGGACAGCAGCCTTTACACCAATCCCAATGGCAGCACCATATCCGCCTTTGACGGAGGATCCGACTCGAGCTCAGAGTCCGAACCCGAGGAACCCCAAAGCAGAAAGAAGCTACGGATGGAAGCGAGTTAA